The proteins below are encoded in one region of Streptomyces ficellus:
- a CDS encoding ankyrin repeat domain-containing protein has product MSADLIAAVRDRDTANVSGLLAAGADPSTREAATGLTVLMIAAGQADAPSVRALIGAGADVHTADTRAGATALHKACQGGSLDVVRALVEAGAFVDAVAPTTGHTALMDALWYKYPDIAAYLLAKGASLKVYTHYGFSLEQHFAYELNVNTFGKDKLLQAERHLDARRAADEAAVARQELMAATTEGDTERVRKLLDGGAEVDERFPVLGGFNDWHTPLLVASRDGHDEIVTLLLAAGADVNAVEPTFGAVPLHKAVYNGHAGITAQLVARPGIDLDFQGATNGYTPLHDALWHGYEECARTLVGAGARLDLVGHDGRTPLDLATEVFGAEHALTALIRDTDGK; this is encoded by the coding sequence ATGAGCGCCGACCTCATAGCGGCCGTCCGCGACCGCGACACCGCCAACGTGTCCGGACTGCTGGCCGCCGGCGCCGACCCCTCCACGCGGGAGGCCGCCACCGGCCTGACCGTGCTGATGATCGCCGCCGGACAGGCCGACGCGCCGAGCGTGCGCGCGCTGATCGGCGCGGGCGCCGACGTCCACACCGCCGACACCCGCGCCGGGGCGACCGCCCTGCACAAGGCCTGCCAGGGCGGCAGCCTCGACGTGGTGCGGGCGCTGGTGGAGGCGGGCGCGTTCGTCGACGCCGTCGCGCCCACCACCGGGCACACCGCCCTGATGGACGCCCTCTGGTACAAGTACCCGGACATCGCCGCGTACCTGCTCGCCAAGGGCGCCTCCCTCAAGGTGTACACCCACTACGGCTTCTCGCTGGAGCAGCACTTCGCGTACGAGCTGAACGTCAACACCTTCGGCAAGGACAAGCTGCTCCAGGCCGAGCGGCACCTCGACGCGCGGCGCGCCGCCGACGAGGCGGCCGTGGCCCGCCAGGAACTGATGGCCGCCACCACCGAGGGCGACACCGAGCGCGTGCGCAAGCTGCTGGACGGCGGCGCCGAGGTCGACGAACGCTTCCCCGTCCTGGGCGGGTTCAACGACTGGCACACCCCGCTGCTCGTCGCCTCCCGCGACGGCCACGACGAGATCGTCACGCTGCTGCTGGCGGCGGGCGCGGACGTCAACGCGGTGGAGCCGACGTTCGGCGCGGTGCCGCTGCACAAGGCGGTCTACAACGGCCACGCCGGCATCACGGCCCAGCTCGTCGCCCGCCCCGGCATCGACCTGGACTTCCAGGGCGCGACCAACGGCTACACCCCGCTCCACGACGCGCTGTGGCACGGCTACGAGGAGTGCGCCCGCACCCTCGTCGGCGCCGGCGCCCGCCTCGACCTCGTCGGCCACGACGGCAGGACGCCGCTCGACCTGGCGACCGAGGTGTTCGGCGCCGAGCACGCGCTCACCGCACTGATCCGCGACACCGACGGGAAGTGA
- a CDS encoding nuclear transport factor 2 family protein, translating into MSDLTEATRLVARRWFGALASGDFETCLGLLADDVEWINYTPVPGYNDDMKWIGTIRGRDAVLASLQVFTGECEVKFENLVDLVVDGDKAAGVIHEQSVVRNTGLEFEIEFVQWLTVRDGKIVRWKSYTDPSTIVRALRGDTSGQVAA; encoded by the coding sequence ATGAGTGACCTCACAGAAGCGACCCGCCTGGTCGCCCGGCGCTGGTTCGGCGCGCTCGCCTCCGGGGATTTCGAGACCTGTCTCGGACTGCTCGCCGACGACGTCGAGTGGATCAACTACACGCCGGTCCCCGGCTACAACGACGACATGAAGTGGATCGGCACGATCCGCGGCCGTGACGCGGTCCTCGCCAGCCTCCAGGTCTTCACCGGGGAATGCGAGGTGAAATTCGAGAACCTCGTCGACCTGGTCGTGGACGGCGACAAGGCGGCCGGTGTCATCCACGAGCAGTCGGTGGTCCGGAACACCGGACTGGAATTCGAGATCGAGTTCGTCCAGTGGCTCACCGTCCGCGACGGGAAGATCGTCCGCTGGAAGTCGTACACCGACCCGTCCACGATCGTCCGCGCCCTGCGCGGCGACACGTCCGGGCAGGTGGCCGCCTGA
- a CDS encoding nuclear transport factor 2 family protein, with protein MSTTADRLDVIDTCTRMGWYTDQRDWDALERVFTDEVRLDYTSLNGGEPAVLPAKDLVAAWSGLLGSFTATQHVFSNFLVDLDGDAAVCTAMFQATHRMPNEHGGPLWTLGGHYRFGLVRGGDGWRVADVVMTATWADGNQQLLTLAAAKPE; from the coding sequence ATGAGTACCACGGCGGACCGGCTTGACGTCATCGACACGTGCACCCGGATGGGCTGGTACACCGACCAGCGCGACTGGGACGCCCTGGAGCGGGTGTTCACCGACGAGGTCCGGCTCGACTACACCAGCCTCAACGGCGGTGAGCCGGCCGTCCTGCCCGCCAAGGACCTGGTGGCCGCCTGGTCCGGGCTGCTCGGCAGCTTCACCGCCACCCAGCACGTGTTCAGCAACTTCCTCGTCGACCTGGACGGTGACGCGGCGGTGTGCACGGCCATGTTCCAGGCCACCCACCGGATGCCGAACGAGCACGGCGGGCCGCTGTGGACGCTGGGCGGCCACTACCGGTTCGGGCTCGTCCGCGGCGGCGACGGCTGGCGCGTCGCCGACGTCGTGATGACCGCGACCTGGGCGGACGGGAACCAGCAGCTCCTGACCCTGGCCGCCGCGAAACCCGAATAG
- a CDS encoding low temperature requirement protein A: MSTEAIPEVTRESGDDAPLDDKARVTTLELFFDLAFVFNFTQLARVFSDRMNPEGVLQILLIFWLLWWMYGGYAWLTNHVPPHGKHQRLLLLLGMASFLVIGLTTPNAFRGDGVAFGVGYLLIVSVHAALFAFSGPKAARNMLRIAPFHITGALLIIWAGFLDGAPMYLCWGGAVLLEVLAPVITGVSGFDLKPGHFVERHGLLMIIALGDSFLALGIGTDGAPAGLSVVTTAVLIFVIPACLWWVYFNESEKARRAEVALERQDPTTRSRMALSAFFYAHVPMLLGLILIAAAVKKTIAHPFAELPLAPSLSLAGGVALYLAGIAWFHGILKIGPQRFHFAAAALAFLTVPAGHLGAAVAEVMSLGALIVCALFIEHRWTKQSGHTCYAPTQNLEVVGR; the protein is encoded by the coding sequence ATGTCCACGGAAGCCATTCCGGAGGTCACCCGGGAGTCCGGCGACGACGCACCGCTGGATGACAAGGCGCGGGTCACCACCCTGGAGCTCTTCTTCGACCTCGCGTTCGTCTTCAACTTCACCCAGCTCGCCCGGGTCTTCAGCGACCGCATGAACCCCGAGGGGGTCCTGCAGATCCTGCTGATCTTCTGGCTGCTGTGGTGGATGTACGGCGGGTACGCCTGGCTCACCAACCACGTGCCGCCGCACGGCAAGCACCAGCGGCTGCTGCTGCTCCTCGGCATGGCGTCGTTCCTGGTCATCGGGCTCACCACACCCAACGCCTTCCGCGGAGACGGCGTCGCCTTCGGCGTCGGCTACCTGCTGATCGTCAGCGTCCACGCCGCGCTGTTCGCGTTCAGCGGGCCGAAGGCCGCCCGGAACATGCTGCGCATCGCGCCCTTCCACATCACCGGGGCCCTCCTGATCATCTGGGCCGGGTTCCTCGACGGGGCGCCGATGTACCTGTGCTGGGGCGGTGCGGTGCTGCTGGAGGTCCTGGCCCCGGTGATCACCGGCGTGTCCGGGTTCGACCTGAAACCCGGACACTTCGTGGAACGCCACGGACTGCTGATGATCATCGCCCTGGGGGACTCGTTCCTGGCGCTGGGCATCGGCACCGACGGCGCTCCCGCGGGCCTGTCCGTGGTCACGACGGCCGTGCTCATCTTCGTCATCCCGGCCTGCCTGTGGTGGGTGTACTTCAACGAGTCCGAGAAGGCGCGGCGCGCCGAGGTCGCCCTGGAGCGCCAGGACCCCACCACCCGCTCGCGCATGGCGCTGTCCGCCTTCTTCTACGCGCACGTCCCGATGCTGCTGGGGCTGATCCTGATCGCCGCGGCCGTGAAGAAGACGATCGCGCACCCCTTCGCCGAACTGCCCCTCGCGCCCTCGCTGTCGCTGGCCGGCGGCGTGGCGCTCTACCTGGCGGGCATCGCCTGGTTCCACGGGATCCTCAAGATCGGCCCGCAGCGGTTCCACTTCGCCGCCGCCGCGCTGGCCTTCCTCACCGTGCCGGCCGGCCACCTCGGCGCCGCCGTCGCCGAGGTGATGTCCCTCGGCGCCCTGATCGTCTGCGCCCTGTTCATCGAGCACCGGTGGACCAAGCAGTCGGGCCACACCTGTTACGCACCCACACAGAATCTGGAGGTGGTCGGCCGATGA
- a CDS encoding SMP-30/gluconolactonase/LRE family protein: MRPFRSLTAVGLSLAGLLTLTGMAGTAVAEDDGAEAKYKAGTAFTLPGPRAFPEGIAVDGKTGDFYVGSYATGAIFRTPAGQQAAEVFLPDGTDGRTTAAGLKVDASNRLWVTDPKGVMVYDLATRKRLAHFAVPSPESSLLNDLDIAPDGTAYITDSYLAVVYRVTPAQLKSAIDAGGGGSTLTTAHNLTGVIPPQPAKTVTLNGIEADATGSYLLTVDSAGGGLYRIDLRSGAMQKVTGTVSLKYGDGLHLESGKVWLAQYGNDTLSRLRLNAGATSFTVERQVVDATLEMPTTLVRRNSHLYVVRSQFDKMAGGTAELPFTIADVTGL, from the coding sequence ATGCGTCCTTTCCGTTCCCTGACGGCCGTGGGGCTTTCGCTGGCCGGACTGCTCACCCTCACCGGCATGGCCGGTACGGCCGTCGCCGAGGACGACGGCGCCGAGGCCAAGTACAAGGCGGGCACCGCCTTCACGCTGCCCGGCCCGCGCGCCTTCCCCGAGGGCATCGCCGTGGACGGCAAGACCGGCGACTTCTACGTCGGCTCGTACGCCACCGGCGCGATCTTCCGCACCCCGGCCGGCCAGCAGGCGGCCGAGGTGTTCCTGCCGGACGGCACCGACGGCCGGACCACGGCGGCCGGACTCAAGGTCGACGCGTCGAACCGCCTGTGGGTCACCGACCCCAAGGGAGTGATGGTCTACGACCTCGCCACCCGCAAGCGCCTCGCGCACTTCGCCGTGCCCTCCCCCGAGTCCTCCCTGCTCAACGACCTGGACATCGCGCCCGACGGGACGGCGTACATCACCGACTCCTACCTGGCCGTCGTGTACCGCGTCACCCCGGCGCAGCTGAAGTCGGCGATCGACGCCGGGGGCGGCGGCTCCACGCTGACCACCGCGCACAACCTCACCGGCGTCATACCGCCGCAGCCGGCGAAGACCGTGACGCTCAACGGCATCGAGGCCGACGCGACCGGCAGCTACCTGCTCACGGTCGACTCCGCCGGCGGCGGGCTGTACCGGATCGACCTCAGATCGGGCGCGATGCAGAAGGTGACGGGCACCGTCAGCCTCAAATACGGCGACGGGCTGCACCTGGAGTCGGGCAAGGTGTGGCTCGCCCAGTACGGCAACGACACCCTGTCCCGGCTGAGGCTGAACGCCGGCGCCACCTCGTTCACCGTGGAGCGCCAGGTCGTCGACGCGACGCTGGAGATGCCGACCACGCTGGTGCGCCGCAACAGTCACCTGTACGTGGTGCGCTCGCAGTTCGACAAGATGGCCGGCGGTACGGCCGAGCTCCCGTTCACCATCGCCGACGTGACCGGGCTGTGA
- a CDS encoding MFS transporter, with product MSTATGTGTGPGPTRNKAALAALGLGAFVIGTAELVIVGVLSLISGDLDISVSTAGLLVTAYALGVSLGGPVVTAATIRLPRRTLLWVALAVFIAGNLVAVFSAAFGLLLAARVLCGAIHGLYLGAASTVATGLVPPEHRGQAVGLVFGGISVSTVIGVPLGTLIGQALGWQATFGSVVVLGALALVATLLCVPKVEHGTADGLGAQARHAFHPRVLAMLAATVLLMGSQFIAFTYLTPFLEDVTGISGGAVGAFLLIFGVFSAIGTFAGGRFADINASATLLVGNLVVIGAMAALWAFGSNAWLVGLALAGWGIVGFGVTPSFQLRVISLAGEGADLAATLGASAANVGVAAGAAVGGWALAAFGTGEVPVVALVAAVVALPVVWATRFLKVPREPGSGPAPAKTEAAADGVGNVPAATAG from the coding sequence ATGAGCACCGCAACCGGAACCGGCACCGGGCCGGGCCCGACCCGCAACAAGGCGGCGCTGGCCGCGCTCGGCCTCGGCGCGTTCGTCATCGGGACCGCCGAGCTCGTCATCGTCGGCGTGCTCAGCCTGATCTCCGGTGACCTGGACATCTCCGTCAGCACCGCCGGCCTGCTGGTCACGGCGTACGCGCTCGGCGTCTCCCTCGGCGGCCCGGTCGTGACCGCCGCCACCATCAGGCTGCCCCGGCGCACCCTGCTGTGGGTCGCCCTCGCCGTCTTCATCGCCGGCAACCTGGTCGCCGTCTTCTCCGCGGCCTTCGGCCTGCTGCTGGCCGCCCGCGTGCTGTGCGGCGCCATCCACGGCCTCTACCTCGGCGCCGCGTCCACCGTGGCCACCGGGCTGGTGCCGCCGGAGCACCGCGGCCAGGCCGTCGGCCTGGTCTTCGGCGGCATCTCCGTCTCCACCGTCATCGGTGTGCCGCTCGGCACCCTGATCGGCCAGGCCCTCGGCTGGCAGGCCACCTTCGGCAGCGTCGTCGTGCTCGGCGCGCTCGCGCTGGTCGCCACCCTGCTGTGCGTGCCGAAGGTCGAGCACGGCACCGCCGACGGGCTGGGCGCCCAGGCCCGGCACGCCTTCCACCCCCGGGTGCTGGCGATGCTGGCGGCCACGGTCCTGCTGATGGGCTCCCAGTTCATCGCGTTCACCTACCTCACCCCGTTCCTGGAGGACGTCACCGGCATCTCGGGCGGCGCGGTGGGCGCCTTCCTGCTGATCTTCGGTGTGTTCAGCGCCATCGGTACGTTCGCGGGCGGCCGGTTCGCCGACATCAACGCCTCGGCGACGCTCCTGGTGGGCAACCTCGTCGTGATCGGCGCCATGGCCGCGCTGTGGGCGTTCGGCTCCAACGCCTGGCTGGTGGGCCTGGCCCTGGCCGGCTGGGGCATCGTCGGGTTCGGTGTCACGCCGTCCTTCCAGCTGCGGGTGATCTCGCTCGCGGGCGAGGGCGCCGACCTGGCCGCGACGCTCGGAGCGTCCGCCGCCAACGTGGGCGTGGCCGCGGGCGCGGCGGTCGGCGGCTGGGCGCTGGCCGCCTTCGGTACGGGCGAGGTGCCGGTGGTCGCGCTGGTCGCCGCGGTGGTCGCGCTGCCCGTGGTCTGGGCCACCCGCTTCCTGAAGGTGCCGCGGGAGCCGGGCTCCGGCCCGGCCCCGGCGAAGACGGAGGCGGCGGCGGACGGCGTCGGCAACGTCCCGGCGGCGACGGCCGGCTGA
- a CDS encoding nuclear transport factor 2 family protein: protein MRKRLIPPVVLTAALLLGTTACSDGGGDGANGAAARATPSDTVSKVQESPAGSPSAPAPAAADADAVDPAAQAYVDAVAAEDLDALVAAFHPDAELTDVGRQFSGHDEIRRWADNEVIGGRLTVLKNTPKSNGTTLLVRFAPGGSGGFEANYEFDVRDGRIAKLNLQYA from the coding sequence ATGAGAAAGCGCCTGATACCGCCGGTCGTCCTCACCGCCGCGCTGCTGCTGGGCACGACCGCGTGCTCCGACGGCGGCGGTGACGGCGCGAACGGGGCCGCCGCGCGGGCCACGCCCAGCGACACCGTCTCGAAGGTCCAGGAGTCCCCGGCCGGGTCCCCGTCCGCCCCCGCCCCCGCCGCGGCCGACGCCGACGCCGTGGACCCCGCCGCCCAGGCGTACGTCGACGCCGTGGCGGCGGAGGACCTGGACGCCCTGGTGGCCGCCTTCCACCCGGACGCCGAACTCACCGACGTGGGCCGCCAGTTCTCCGGCCACGACGAGATCCGCCGCTGGGCGGACAACGAGGTCATCGGCGGCAGGCTCACCGTCCTGAAGAACACCCCCAAGAGCAACGGCACCACCCTCCTCGTCCGCTTCGCCCCCGGCGGGTCCGGCGGCTTCGAGGCCAACTACGAGTTCGACGTCCGTGACGGACGCATCGCGAAGCTGAACCTCCAGTACGCCTGA
- a CDS encoding nuclear transport factor 2 family protein translates to MKTTSSRRGRRTAAIVVAAVLIFGVAAAFSSDYVQAAASEAMRSTPEAHEPKALSSLDPAVRAYVDAVDAGDADALAAAFHEDGTVTDTGRRFQGRDAIRAWAADEVIGGRVTVLGNTPGADGSTVLLRFDPEGLLAGFRAHYAFTVKDGLIHRVSMNYA, encoded by the coding sequence ATGAAGACCACCTCCAGTCGCCGCGGGCGCCGTACCGCGGCCATCGTGGTCGCCGCCGTACTGATCTTCGGCGTGGCGGCCGCGTTCAGCAGCGACTACGTCCAGGCCGCGGCGAGCGAGGCGATGCGCTCCACGCCCGAGGCGCACGAGCCCAAGGCGCTGTCGTCCCTCGATCCGGCCGTGCGCGCCTACGTGGACGCGGTGGACGCCGGCGACGCGGACGCCCTGGCCGCCGCCTTCCACGAGGACGGCACCGTGACCGACACCGGACGCCGCTTCCAGGGCCGTGACGCGATTCGCGCGTGGGCGGCGGACGAGGTGATCGGCGGCAGGGTCACGGTGCTGGGCAACACCCCGGGAGCGGACGGCTCGACCGTGCTGCTGCGGTTCGACCCCGAGGGCCTGCTCGCCGGCTTCCGGGCCCACTACGCGTTCACGGTGAAGGACGGCCTGATCCACCGCGTGTCCATGAACTACGCCTGA
- a CDS encoding SDR family oxidoreductase has product MSHAPHTIRTALVTGGNRGIGLEACRQLGRAGLDVVLAARDPERGRAAAERLTRQGLSVRFEQLDVTDGDSVRACAKRLDAAGVEVDALVNNAGVYPTEGFFSLAEETMRRAVDVNLMGAFHTCRAFVPGMVRRGRGRVVNVSSGLGAMTDNVPSPAAYGITKAALNALTLVVSAAAPPSVKVNAVCPGWVRTDMGGSWAPTSVEKGADTVTWLALLPDDGPSGGFFRDRRRIPW; this is encoded by the coding sequence ATGTCCCACGCGCCGCACACAATCCGCACCGCGCTGGTCACCGGCGGCAACCGGGGGATCGGCCTGGAGGCCTGCCGCCAGCTCGGCCGGGCGGGCCTCGACGTCGTCCTGGCCGCGCGCGACCCCGAGCGCGGCCGGGCGGCGGCCGAACGGCTCACCCGGCAGGGGCTGTCCGTCCGGTTCGAGCAGCTCGACGTCACCGACGGCGACAGCGTCAGGGCGTGCGCCAAGCGGCTCGACGCCGCCGGGGTCGAGGTCGACGCCCTGGTCAACAACGCCGGTGTCTACCCCACCGAGGGCTTCTTCTCGCTCGCCGAGGAGACGATGCGCCGCGCCGTCGACGTCAACCTGATGGGGGCGTTCCACACCTGCCGGGCCTTCGTGCCGGGCATGGTCCGCCGCGGCCGCGGCCGGGTGGTGAACGTCTCCTCCGGCCTCGGCGCGATGACCGACAACGTGCCTTCCCCGGCCGCGTACGGCATCACCAAGGCCGCGCTGAACGCGCTCACCCTCGTCGTCTCCGCCGCCGCCCCGCCGTCGGTGAAGGTCAACGCCGTCTGCCCCGGGTGGGTGCGCACCGACATGGGCGGCTCGTGGGCGCCGACGAGCGTGGAGAAGGGCGCGGACACGGTCACCTGGCTGGCGCTGCTCCCGGACGACGGCCCGAGCGGCGGATTCTTCCGCGACCGCCGGCGGATCCCGTGGTGA
- the glgA gene encoding glycogen synthase, which translates to MNSPAPRTPPGAPALRVDLLTKEYPPEIYGGAGVHVAELGRELRALVDLRVHCFGEPRTEPGVTAYREPVLAGGANAALRTLGVNVEMAARCEGADVVHSHTWYANAAGHLAKTVHGVPHVVTMHSLEPLRPWKAEQLGGGYALSSMVERTAVEAADAVVAVSHGMRDDILRVYPDVDPARVHVVHNGIDTTVQRPDHRVAALERYGVDPTRPIVLFVGRVTRQKGLPQLLRAAFELDPAAQLVLCCGQPDTPEIAAETAALVEELRRVRGGVVRVDGMLDPESLRQFLTHASVFVCPSLYEPMGIVNLEAMACGTAVVATATGGIPEVVADGETGLLVPIEQQRDGTGAPLDEKRFASDLAAAVNELLADPARAAAMGAAGRTRAEERFGWQEAARRVHALYQEVCEA; encoded by the coding sequence ATGAATTCGCCCGCACCCCGTACCCCGCCCGGCGCCCCCGCCCTCCGCGTCGACCTGCTCACCAAGGAGTACCCGCCCGAGATCTACGGCGGCGCCGGGGTCCACGTCGCCGAACTCGGCCGGGAGCTGCGCGCGCTGGTGGACCTGCGGGTGCACTGTTTCGGGGAGCCCCGCACCGAGCCGGGGGTGACCGCGTACCGGGAGCCCGTCCTGGCCGGGGGCGCCAACGCGGCCCTGCGCACGCTCGGGGTGAACGTGGAGATGGCCGCCCGCTGCGAGGGCGCCGACGTGGTGCACAGCCACACCTGGTACGCCAACGCCGCCGGGCACCTGGCCAAGACCGTCCACGGCGTGCCGCACGTGGTGACCATGCACAGCCTGGAGCCGCTGCGCCCCTGGAAGGCCGAGCAACTGGGCGGCGGTTACGCCCTGTCGTCGATGGTGGAGCGTACCGCCGTCGAGGCCGCCGACGCGGTCGTCGCCGTCTCGCACGGGATGCGCGACGACATCCTGCGCGTCTATCCGGACGTCGACCCCGCCCGCGTCCACGTCGTGCACAACGGCATCGACACCACCGTGCAGCGGCCGGACCACCGGGTGGCGGCCCTGGAACGGTACGGCGTCGACCCGACCCGCCCGATCGTGCTGTTCGTCGGCCGGGTCACCCGCCAGAAGGGGCTGCCGCAACTGCTGCGCGCGGCCTTCGAGCTGGACCCGGCCGCCCAGCTGGTGCTGTGCTGCGGCCAGCCGGACACCCCGGAGATCGCCGCGGAGACGGCCGCGCTGGTGGAGGAGCTGCGCCGGGTGCGCGGCGGGGTGGTCCGTGTCGACGGCATGCTCGACCCGGAGTCGCTGCGCCAGTTCCTCACCCACGCGTCGGTGTTCGTCTGCCCGTCGCTGTACGAGCCGATGGGCATCGTGAACCTGGAGGCCATGGCGTGCGGCACGGCGGTGGTCGCCACCGCCACCGGCGGCATCCCGGAGGTCGTCGCGGACGGCGAGACCGGGCTGCTCGTGCCGATCGAGCAGCAGCGGGACGGGACCGGTGCGCCGCTGGACGAGAAACGATTCGCCTCGGACCTGGCGGCTGCCGTCAACGAGCTGCTCGCCGACCCGGCGCGAGCCGCCGCCATGGGCGCGGCGGGGCGCACCCGGGCCGAGGAGCGGTTCGGCTGGCAGGAGGCGGCGCGCCGGGTGCACGCCCTGTACCAGGAGGTGTGCGAGGCCTGA
- a CDS encoding Ku protein, translating into MRSIWNGAISFGLVSIPIKLVNATENRSISFRQVHTEDGGRIRYRKVCELDGEEVSADQIGKAYEEADGTMIPITDEDLASLPLPTAKTIEIVAFVPASQIDPLQIDAAYYLSANGVPAAKPYTLLREALKRSERVAIAKFALRGRERLGMLRVVDDVIAMHGLLWPDEIRRPEGVAPDTSVTVRDAELDLADALMDTLGEVDIETLHDDYRAAVEEMIAAKAEGAEVPAPKEERPGGQVIDLMAALESSVRAAREARGEGEPDASVHELPGRKKAAARPKESGTKKSTAKTASTEKKAAPARKSTAKTAKKTTAKKSTTKKAQPRKRAS; encoded by the coding sequence GTGCGATCCATCTGGAATGGCGCCATCTCATTCGGTCTGGTCAGCATCCCCATCAAGCTGGTGAACGCGACCGAGAACCGGTCCATCTCGTTCCGGCAGGTCCACACGGAGGACGGCGGCCGGATCCGCTACCGCAAGGTGTGCGAGCTGGACGGCGAGGAGGTGTCGGCGGACCAGATCGGCAAGGCGTACGAGGAGGCCGACGGGACCATGATCCCGATCACCGACGAGGACCTCGCCTCGCTGCCGCTGCCGACGGCCAAGACGATCGAGATCGTCGCCTTCGTCCCCGCGTCCCAGATCGACCCGCTCCAGATCGACGCCGCCTACTACCTGTCCGCGAACGGGGTGCCGGCCGCCAAGCCCTACACACTGCTGCGGGAGGCGCTCAAGCGCAGCGAGCGCGTCGCGATCGCCAAGTTCGCCCTGCGCGGGCGCGAGCGGCTCGGGATGCTGCGGGTCGTCGACGACGTCATCGCCATGCACGGCCTGCTGTGGCCGGACGAGATCCGCCGCCCCGAGGGCGTCGCCCCGGACACCTCGGTGACCGTCCGCGACGCCGAACTCGACCTGGCGGACGCCCTGATGGACACGCTCGGCGAGGTCGACATCGAAACGCTCCACGACGACTACCGCGCGGCGGTGGAGGAGATGATCGCCGCCAAGGCGGAGGGCGCCGAGGTCCCCGCGCCCAAGGAGGAACGGCCGGGAGGCCAGGTCATCGACCTGATGGCCGCGCTGGAGAGCAGCGTACGGGCGGCTCGCGAGGCGCGAGGCGAAGGCGAGCCGGACGCGTCCGTGCACGAACTGCCCGGCCGCAAGAAGGCCGCCGCCCGCCCCAAGGAGAGCGGCACGAAGAAGTCCACGGCGAAGACGGCCTCCACGGAGAAGAAGGCGGCCCCGGCGCGCAAGTCCACGGCGAAGACGGCGAAGAAGACGACGGCCAAGAAGTCCACCACGAAGAAGGCCCAGCCCCGCAAACGCGCCTCCTGA
- the ligD gene encoding non-homologous end-joining DNA ligase, whose protein sequence is MTPITEVEGRRLALSNLEKVIHPATGTTKGEILHYYATVAPQLLPHLRGRPLSFLRYPDGPDGQQFFAKNPPPGTPSWVKTALVPRSDDKNAHQVIVEDLPSLMWAANLVVEFHTPQWLADTPAVADRLVLDLDPGAPATVVDCCRVALWLRERLGADGLEAYAKTSGAKGMHLYVPLVPAPSERVQAYAKQLAVEAEEDLPALVVHRMAKTLRPGKVFVDHSQNNAAKTTAAPYTLRARREPAVSAPVTWEEVEACGDPSRLVFLLADMAPRLRDHGDLLAPLLDPDRAGPLP, encoded by the coding sequence ATGACGCCGATCACGGAGGTGGAGGGGCGGCGCCTGGCGCTCAGCAACCTGGAGAAGGTCATCCACCCCGCCACCGGGACGACCAAGGGCGAGATCCTGCACTACTACGCCACCGTCGCACCGCAGCTGCTCCCGCATCTCCGGGGGCGCCCGCTGTCCTTCCTGCGGTACCCCGACGGGCCGGACGGCCAGCAGTTCTTCGCCAAGAACCCGCCGCCCGGCACACCCTCCTGGGTGAAAACCGCCCTGGTCCCCCGGTCGGACGACAAGAACGCCCACCAGGTGATCGTCGAGGACCTGCCCTCCCTGATGTGGGCGGCGAACCTGGTCGTGGAGTTCCACACCCCCCAGTGGCTCGCCGATACCCCCGCGGTCGCCGACCGGCTCGTCCTGGATCTCGACCCCGGCGCGCCCGCCACGGTGGTGGACTGCTGCCGGGTCGCGCTCTGGCTGCGGGAGCGCCTCGGGGCGGATGGTCTGGAGGCGTACGCCAAGACGTCCGGTGCCAAGGGCATGCACCTGTACGTGCCGCTCGTACCGGCCCCCTCGGAGCGGGTCCAGGCGTACGCCAAACAGCTCGCCGTCGAGGCGGAGGAGGACCTCCCGGCGCTGGTCGTGCACCGGATGGCCAAGACGCTGCGCCCCGGCAAGGTGTTCGTCGACCACAGCCAGAACAACGCCGCCAAGACCACCGCCGCGCCCTACACGCTGCGCGCCCGCCGCGAGCCGGCCGTCTCCGCGCCGGTGACCTGGGAGGAGGTCGAGGCGTGCGGCGACCCCTCGCGGCTGGTCTTCCTGCTCGCGGACATGGCGCCGCGCCTGCGGGACCACGGGGACCTGCTGGCACCGCTGCTGGACCCGGACCGGGCGGGACCGCTGCCGTGA